The Methanofervidicoccus sp. A16 genome has a segment encoding these proteins:
- a CDS encoding cobalt-precorrin-7 (C(5))-methyltransferase: MKIYIVGIGPGCKEYLTLKAVETVRDVDIVVGSSRALELFDIEENRKYILSKNIVEDLKKIIDYSKRENKSIAILSTGDPCFSGLLKTLLKYSIVDKDDIEVISGISSIQVAASKLKISWEDYHIVTLHGKEENRKLLLELVKDNKKVIFLPNKNLKDDVKYLIENGVDVNRKIIICENLTYPNERIIECRLKDVLDLELSYLLVCVME; the protein is encoded by the coding sequence ATGAAAATATACATTGTAGGTATAGGACCTGGATGTAAAGAGTACCTTACATTGAAGGCTGTTGAAACTGTAAGGGACGTTGACATAGTGGTAGGTAGTAGTAGAGCGTTGGAACTTTTCGATATTGAGGAGAATAGAAAGTATATTTTATCAAAAAATATTGTAGAAGATTTAAAAAAGATTATAGACTATAGTAAGAGAGAGAACAAAAGTATTGCCATACTATCAACAGGAGATCCCTGTTTCAGTGGATTGTTAAAGACCCTATTAAAATATAGTATAGTAGATAAGGATGACATAGAGGTTATATCTGGTATCTCTTCCATCCAAGTTGCAGCCTCTAAACTTAAAATCTCCTGGGAGGATTATCATATAGTCACCCTCCATGGAAAGGAGGAGAATAGAAAACTACTGTTAGAACTTGTCAAAGATAATAAAAAGGTGATCTTTTTACCTAATAAAAATCTAAAGGATGATGTAAAGTATCTAATAGAAAATGGAGTAGATGTAAATAGAAAAATAATAATATGTGAAAATCTAACATATCCTAATGAGAGGATAATAGAGTGTAGGTTGAAGGATGTCCTAGATTTGGAGTTATCCTATCTTTTAGTGTGTGTTATGGAATAA
- a CDS encoding FUN14 domain-containing protein yields the protein MDILQFLPDLGVGFISGVIVGWGVKVALKIVVALIALYVLSLLYLAKLGVITINKDALLGLLGSVGNSLVYFGGEMVGLIHSISLGTGFVAGFMVGFKKG from the coding sequence ATGGATATTCTTCAATTCTTACCTGATTTAGGTGTTGGATTTATAAGTGGGGTAATTGTAGGATGGGGGGTAAAGGTAGCCTTAAAAATCGTTGTCGCTCTAATAGCCCTTTATGTCTTAAGTTTGCTATATCTGGCGAAACTTGGAGTGATCACTATAAATAAAGATGCTCTCTTAGGACTGTTGGGAAGTGTAGGAAATTCACTTGTATACTTTGGAGGGGAGATGGTAGGGTTGATCCATTCCATTTCCTTAGGTACTGGATTTGTAGCAGGGTTTATGGTAGGATTTAAGAAAGGGTAG
- a CDS encoding deoxyhypusine synthase, which translates to MEKKVKEVVLKESKDIQGLSVEGPWLEENIDLSDIVGNYYKRIGFQGTQLGKAIEIWKEVERIREKDRKEITVFMAYTSNMVSSGLREIIAYLVKHRKVDVLVTTAGGVEEDFIKCIKPFLIGDWHLNGAKLREEGINRIGNILVPNDRYIEFEKYMREFFEYLEELQERENKIVSTREFCYKLGELIDKNFEKDVKERSILYWAYKNNIPIFCPAITDGSIGDMLYFYKVEKRSKLKIDVAEDVVELNNMAVYSKKTCCIVLGGSLPKHSVINANLFREGTDYAIYITTGVPWDGSLSGAPPEEGISWGKIQKRADYVEIWADATLVFPLLVYCVFKK; encoded by the coding sequence ATGGAGAAGAAGGTAAAGGAGGTAGTACTTAAGGAGAGTAAAGACATCCAAGGTTTAAGTGTAGAGGGTCCCTGGTTAGAGGAAAATATAGATCTATCAGATATCGTAGGAAACTACTACAAAAGGATTGGATTTCAGGGAACACAGCTTGGAAAGGCTATTGAAATATGGAAAGAGGTAGAAAGAATAAGGGAGAAGGATAGGAAAGAGATCACGGTATTTATGGCATATACATCTAATATGGTATCCTCTGGATTGAGGGAGATTATAGCCTATCTGGTAAAACATAGAAAGGTAGATGTGTTGGTAACTACCGCTGGAGGTGTTGAGGAGGACTTTATAAAATGCATAAAACCCTTTCTTATTGGAGATTGGCACCTTAATGGGGCAAAGTTGAGGGAGGAGGGGATAAACAGGATAGGAAATATACTAGTTCCAAATGATAGGTATATTGAATTTGAAAAGTATATGAGAGAGTTTTTCGAATACCTGGAGGAACTACAGGAGAGGGAGAATAAAATAGTATCTACAAGGGAGTTCTGTTATAAGTTAGGAGAGTTAATAGATAAAAACTTCGAAAAAGATGTAAAAGAGCGATCTATACTCTACTGGGCCTATAAGAATAACATTCCTATATTCTGTCCTGCAATAACTGACGGTTCCATAGGAGATATGCTCTACTTCTACAAGGTGGAGAAGAGATCAAAGTTAAAAATAGATGTGGCTGAAGATGTTGTAGAGTTGAACAACATGGCGGTATACTCTAAAAAGACCTGTTGTATAGTTTTAGGAGGTTCCCTTCCAAAACACAGTGTAATAAATGCAAACCTCTTTAGAGAGGGAACTGATTACGCTATATATATAACCACAGGAGTCCCTTGGGATGGTTCTCTCAGTGGCGCTCCACCAGAGGAAGGGATATCCTGGGGGAAGATCCAAAAGAGGGCAGACTACGTGGAGATCTGGGCAGATGCTACCTTGGTATTTCCACTGTTGGTGTACTGTGTGTTTAAAAAGTAG
- a CDS encoding MinD/ParA family protein — MKIGFYNIQGGTGKTTLAINIAYYISSIIKTIYVDCDIYGGNSALFFNIESDPKTINTYLNGMYTIDEVIHEYEDLSLIVSDSTPNAFNTDFDIRKFIDLINYIDEEYEVVILDLPPNITEGNILFSNEELSCKMIVVGEDSVPGISGTLKTLELLDALGIEVIGTIINKDRDIVSYEDVIDNIIAILPYDEEVEEHWIKGEPIIKKKTSFGKELSFLARELAESYIEKDLATMRAIKIAKEFKSQILGKSGEEDEEYM, encoded by the coding sequence ATGAAGATAGGATTTTACAACATACAAGGAGGCACAGGGAAAACTACCCTTGCTATAAATATTGCATATTACATAAGCAGTATTATAAAAACAATATATGTAGATTGTGATATATACGGTGGCAACAGCGCTTTATTTTTCAATATAGAATCTGATCCAAAGACAATAAATACTTACTTAAATGGAATGTATACGATAGATGAAGTTATACACGAATATGAGGATCTTTCCCTAATAGTTAGTGATTCTACTCCTAACGCATTCAATACAGATTTCGATATAAGAAAATTTATAGATCTGATAAATTATATCGATGAAGAGTATGAGGTAGTTATACTCGACTTACCTCCAAACATCACTGAGGGGAATATACTCTTTTCCAACGAGGAACTCTCCTGCAAGATGATAGTAGTGGGTGAAGATAGTGTACCAGGAATAAGTGGGACATTAAAAACCTTAGAGTTATTAGATGCCTTAGGTATCGAAGTAATTGGTACTATTATCAACAAGGATAGGGATATTGTAAGTTATGAAGATGTAATAGACAATATTATTGCAATACTGCCCTACGATGAAGAAGTAGAGGAACATTGGATTAAAGGAGAACCAATAATAAAGAAGAAAACATCTTTTGGGAAAGAACTAAGTTTCTTAGCTAGAGAATTAGCAGAGTCTTATATTGAGAAAGATCTAGCCACTATGAGGGCTATAAAGATAGCAAAAGAGTTTAAAAGTCAAATATTGGGAAAAAGTGGAGAAGAAGACGAAGAATATATGTAA
- a CDS encoding CBS domain-containing protein gives MDLTVIQKEILQELINIYEEKNRPVKGTEIAKRLNRNPGTIRNQMQALKALNLVDGVPGPRGGYIPTSNTYKALGLTYKDTIEVPIYKGNKKVEGVCVEKIIFDTVAHEKACSSMIQIRGDTRLFKEGDIIRVGPTYHNKIVVFGKVIGRDDINHILLINVMGVASVPNIKVETVATKDKLIWIEPTTKIKDTAKILYENSISGVPVISEGKLVGVFTHHDLAHAISEGMEDEPVEKVMSKDPVTITPDKKIYDALMLMEEKDVGRLIVVDRDGKVVGIITKTDVLKLIGGALFNKILKNIRD, from the coding sequence ATGGACCTAACTGTAATTCAAAAGGAGATACTTCAAGAGTTGATTAATATCTACGAGGAAAAAAATAGACCTGTTAAGGGAACTGAGATAGCAAAAAGGTTGAATAGAAATCCTGGAACTATAAGAAATCAGATGCAGGCTCTGAAAGCCCTGAACTTGGTAGATGGAGTACCTGGCCCTAGGGGAGGGTATATTCCCACAAGCAATACCTACAAGGCATTAGGTTTAACATATAAAGATACTATAGAAGTACCTATATACAAGGGGAATAAAAAGGTTGAAGGTGTGTGTGTCGAGAAAATAATCTTCGACACTGTAGCCCATGAGAAAGCCTGTTCCTCCATGATACAGATAAGAGGGGATACAAGGTTGTTCAAGGAAGGAGATATAATAAGGGTAGGTCCCACATATCACAACAAGATCGTAGTATTTGGTAAGGTTATAGGTAGGGATGATATAAATCATATACTCCTTATAAATGTTATGGGGGTTGCAAGTGTCCCCAATATAAAAGTAGAGACTGTGGCTACTAAGGATAAACTTATATGGATAGAACCTACTACGAAGATAAAGGATACTGCCAAAATCCTATATGAGAACAGTATAAGTGGAGTACCTGTTATATCTGAGGGTAAGTTAGTCGGTGTATTTACTCATCATGATTTAGCCCATGCAATCTCCGAGGGTATGGAGGATGAACCTGTGGAGAAGGTGATGTCAAAGGATCCTGTTACCATAACTCCAGATAAGAAGATATACGACGCCCTTATGCTTATGGAGGAGAAGGATGTAGGCAGGTTGATAGTTGTAGATAGGGATGGAAAGGTTGTAGGTATTATTACGAAGACTGATGTTTTAAAACTTATTGGAGGGGCACTCTTTAACAAGATACTGAAAAATATAAGGGATTAA
- the thiC gene encoding phosphomethylpyrimidine synthase: MTQMTEAKNRIITEEMKEVAKKERIDPERLRKLIAKGYVVIPKNIHRDTTPVGIGEDLRTKVNVNIGTSPDCVDIEMEIRKTEIANKYGADAIMDLSTGGNLPEIRKRIMEHTNLPLGTVPIYEVGVESKKKYGSVVDMDEDLIFKVIERQAKEGVDFMTLHCGITKETVETLKKSNRIMGIVSRGGAFLAAYIIHHGKENPLYENFDYLLEILKEHDVTISLGDGMRPGCLCDNTDRPQIHELIVLGELVERCRETGVQAMVEGPGHIPLNNIESNIRLQKSICKNAPFYVLGPVVTDMAPGYDHITAAIGGAIAGYAGANFLCYVTPAEHVRLMKEEDVKEGLIATKIAAQAADVARGNRIAWEMEREMALARKHHLWEKQFQLAFDSEKPKKMREELPSSNEKACSVCGDLCALLIAESIFKD, from the coding sequence ATGACTCAGATGACAGAGGCCAAAAACAGGATAATAACAGAAGAGATGAAAGAGGTTGCTAAAAAGGAGAGAATAGATCCTGAGAGATTAAGGAAACTTATAGCCAAGGGATACGTTGTTATTCCAAAAAATATCCATAGAGATACAACACCTGTAGGTATTGGAGAGGATCTAAGGACAAAGGTAAATGTAAATATTGGAACCTCTCCAGATTGTGTAGATATAGAGATGGAGATAAGGAAAACTGAAATTGCCAATAAGTACGGTGCAGATGCCATAATGGATCTAAGTACTGGGGGGAACCTACCTGAGATAAGAAAAAGGATTATGGAACATACCAATTTACCTCTTGGAACTGTACCTATATACGAGGTGGGGGTTGAGTCCAAAAAGAAGTATGGAAGTGTAGTGGATATGGATGAGGATCTAATATTCAAGGTTATAGAGAGGCAGGCTAAGGAAGGGGTAGACTTTATGACCCTTCACTGTGGTATCACCAAGGAAACTGTGGAAACCTTGAAGAAGAGTAATAGGATAATGGGGATAGTAAGTAGGGGAGGGGCATTTTTGGCTGCCTATATCATCCACCATGGTAAGGAGAACCCTCTATATGAGAACTTCGACTACCTCTTGGAGATACTGAAGGAGCATGATGTAACTATAAGTTTAGGGGATGGTATGAGACCAGGCTGTCTATGTGATAATACAGATAGACCTCAGATACATGAACTTATCGTACTGGGGGAACTTGTAGAGAGATGTAGGGAAACTGGAGTGCAGGCCATGGTAGAAGGCCCTGGTCATATCCCCCTTAACAACATAGAGAGTAACATAAGGCTACAGAAGTCCATCTGTAAGAATGCTCCCTTCTACGTACTAGGTCCCGTTGTAACCGATATGGCACCAGGTTATGATCACATCACTGCTGCCATAGGTGGAGCCATTGCAGGATACGCAGGTGCAAACTTCCTATGTTATGTAACCCCTGCAGAACATGTTAGACTGATGAAGGAGGAGGATGTAAAGGAGGGACTTATCGCTACAAAGATAGCTGCCCAGGCTGCAGATGTTGCAAGGGGCAATAGGATAGCCTGGGAGATGGAGAGGGAGATGGCCCTTGCTAGGAAGCATCACCTATGGGAGAAGCAGTTCCAACTTGCCTTTGACAGTGAGAAACCTAAGAAGATGAGGGAGGAACTGCCCTCTTCCAATGAGAAAGCCTGTAGTGTCTGTGGGGATCTCTGTGCCCTGTTGATAGCGGAGAGTATATTCAAAGATTAA
- the fen gene encoding flap endonuclease-1 produces MGVQFGDLIPKREITLKDLKGKTLAIDGMNALYQFLSSIRLRDGSPLRNSKGEITSTYNGLFYKNIYMLEENITPVWVFDGEPPKLKYRVWEERRKMKEKAEEEYRRAKEEGKLEEMYKYAKRVNYLDSKIIDNSKRLLKLMGIPYIEAPSEGEAQCSYMVKKGDAYGVVSQDYDALLYGATRVVRNITTNKPLELIELEEVLKCLGITLEDLIDMAILIGTDYNRGGVKGIGPKKALEIVKNKRMKLYTKYIPNYEEIKEIFKNPKVTDNYEIKLERPDVEGLKRFLIDEMDFSEKRVLPHIKKLEKIYERRNQSTLEAWF; encoded by the coding sequence ATGGGAGTACAGTTTGGCGATCTTATCCCAAAGAGGGAGATAACTTTAAAGGATCTAAAGGGTAAAACCTTAGCCATAGATGGAATGAATGCCCTATATCAGTTTCTATCCAGTATAAGGTTGAGGGATGGTAGTCCCTTAAGGAATTCCAAAGGTGAGATCACATCTACCTATAACGGTCTCTTTTACAAGAATATATACATGTTAGAAGAGAATATTACTCCTGTATGGGTCTTCGATGGAGAACCTCCCAAGTTGAAGTATAGAGTATGGGAGGAGAGAAGAAAGATGAAGGAGAAGGCAGAAGAAGAGTATAGGAGGGCGAAGGAGGAGGGAAAACTAGAGGAGATGTACAAGTATGCAAAGAGGGTTAACTACCTAGATTCGAAGATAATAGATAACTCAAAGAGACTGTTAAAACTTATGGGGATACCATACATAGAGGCACCTTCAGAGGGGGAGGCTCAGTGTTCCTATATGGTAAAGAAGGGAGACGCCTACGGAGTTGTTAGCCAGGATTACGATGCACTCCTCTACGGAGCCACTAGGGTTGTTAGAAACATCACTACAAATAAGCCCTTGGAGTTGATAGAGTTAGAGGAAGTATTAAAATGCCTAGGTATAACCTTGGAGGATCTCATAGATATGGCGATACTCATAGGTACAGACTATAACAGAGGAGGTGTGAAAGGTATAGGCCCAAAGAAGGCTTTGGAGATTGTGAAAAATAAAAGGATGAAACTCTATACGAAGTATATTCCAAACTATGAGGAGATAAAGGAGATATTCAAAAATCCGAAGGTAACTGATAACTACGAGATAAAGTTGGAGCGTCCAGATGTAGAGGGCTTAAAGAGATTCCTTATAGATGAGATGGACTTTTCAGAGAAACGTGTACTCCCACATATTAAAAAGTTAGAGAAGATTTATGAGAGGAGAAATCAATCTACATTAGAGGCGTGGTTCTAA
- the carA gene encoding glutamine-hydrolyzing carbamoyl-phosphate synthase small subunit: MYGVLVLEDGTVLKGKGSGAEKEVLGELVFNTSMTGYVEVLTDPSYKGQIVTMTYPLIGNYGVEERWYESDGIKVEGFVIKDLTGKELDDFLKEYDVPGIYHVDTRFITRKIRSGGVVKALLKTSSEPIEDKEIEEYIELARSHKDLSEIDLVPMVSTNEVVIHRAENEVAKCVLVDCGVKRSIIRCLLERNCTVIQVPYNTPSEEILKYKPDFVLISNGPGDPVAVKETVETVKSLMGKVPLTGICLGHQIITLALGGETYKMKFGHRGGNQPVKDLDRDKVHITSQNHGYAVKSETLPKDIAVWNINLNDNTVEGLISKEKNILCVQYHPEGGPGPHDARYLFDEMIKLGLEKDL; encoded by the coding sequence TTGTATGGAGTATTAGTATTAGAGGATGGAACTGTACTAAAAGGTAAAGGATCTGGTGCTGAAAAGGAGGTTTTAGGAGAACTTGTATTTAACACAAGTATGACAGGATACGTTGAAGTACTTACAGATCCCTCCTATAAGGGGCAGATCGTTACTATGACTTACCCTCTTATTGGAAACTATGGGGTTGAGGAGAGGTGGTACGAATCAGATGGTATTAAAGTAGAGGGTTTTGTTATAAAGGATCTAACTGGGAAGGAGTTAGATGATTTTTTAAAAGAGTACGATGTTCCAGGTATTTACCACGTAGATACGAGATTTATAACTAGGAAGATCAGATCTGGGGGAGTTGTAAAAGCCCTCTTGAAAACATCCTCTGAACCTATAGAAGACAAAGAGATTGAGGAGTATATAGAGTTGGCCAGGAGCCATAAAGATTTATCAGAGATAGATCTCGTACCTATGGTATCTACAAATGAGGTTGTTATCCATAGGGCTGAGAATGAGGTTGCTAAGTGTGTTCTTGTAGACTGTGGAGTTAAAAGAAGCATCATCAGATGTCTACTTGAAAGAAACTGTACAGTTATTCAGGTACCATACAACACACCCTCAGAGGAGATACTGAAGTACAAACCTGACTTTGTATTGATATCCAATGGTCCTGGGGATCCTGTGGCAGTTAAGGAGACTGTAGAGACCGTAAAATCCCTTATGGGAAAGGTTCCCCTTACAGGTATATGTTTAGGCCATCAGATAATTACCCTGGCTTTAGGTGGGGAAACCTACAAGATGAAGTTTGGACATAGAGGGGGAAACCAGCCTGTTAAGGATCTAGATAGAGATAAGGTACATATCACATCTCAAAACCATGGTTATGCGGTAAAAAGTGAAACACTACCTAAGGATATTGCAGTATGGAATATTAACTTGAACGATAACACAGTAGAGGGATTAATATCTAAGGAAAAAAATATCCTCTGTGTCCAATACCATCCAGAGGGAGGTCCAGGACCTCATGATGCCAGGTATCTCTTTGATGAGATGATAAAGTTAGGATTGGAAAAAGATCTATAA
- a CDS encoding NOL1/NOP2/sun family putative RNA methylase, producing the protein MQYLRVNTLKISPQELKERLESKGVVLENTYLEYMFKIIESPYSPGSTLEYLFGYYYLQGISSTVPPLVLNPSSKDMVLDMCAAPGGKTTHMAQLMENEGIIVANDMKRVRLRSLSSNIHRLGIKNVVILNMDALKLDKLQIYYDRILLDAPCTGNPVKGRSRKITKEDIEYCSRRQKDMLDVGLNLLKVGGELVYSTCSQEIEENEEVVQYILDKRNDIQLVDISDFRRRAKGINIKEGGIKGTLRIYPPDEPFFIAKFRKVE; encoded by the coding sequence ATGCAGTACCTTAGGGTAAATACTTTAAAAATATCGCCACAAGAGTTAAAAGAGAGGTTAGAAAGTAAAGGAGTAGTACTGGAAAATACTTATTTAGAGTACATGTTTAAGATAATAGAGTCTCCATACTCTCCAGGTTCCACTCTGGAGTATCTATTTGGATATTACTACCTACAGGGTATATCCTCCACAGTGCCACCTCTTGTACTAAATCCCTCTAGTAAGGATATGGTATTAGACATGTGTGCAGCACCTGGAGGTAAAACTACTCACATGGCCCAGTTAATGGAAAATGAGGGCATTATTGTGGCGAACGACATGAAAAGAGTGAGGTTAAGAAGTCTTTCATCTAACATCCATAGACTCGGTATTAAAAACGTTGTAATACTAAATATGGATGCCCTTAAATTAGATAAACTTCAGATATACTACGATAGGATACTTTTAGATGCCCCCTGTACAGGAAATCCAGTAAAGGGTAGGAGTAGAAAGATTACTAAGGAGGACATAGAATACTGTTCAAGGAGACAGAAAGATATGTTAGATGTTGGTCTCAACCTCTTAAAGGTGGGAGGGGAGTTGGTGTACAGCACATGTTCCCAAGAGATAGAGGAGAACGAAGAGGTAGTTCAGTACATCTTGGATAAAAGAAACGATATCCAGTTGGTAGATATCAGTGATTTCAGGAGACGTGCCAAGGGAATAAATATTAAAGAGGGGGGAATAAAAGGAACTCTTAGAATATATCCTCCAGATGAACCCTTTTTCATTGCAAAGTTTAGAAAGGTGGAATAG
- the artE gene encoding archaeosortase family protein ArtE: protein MNKNYLGVGINKKIFILMFIVYIIIIYSILKPLENYLVFTVAYHSCLLLGIFTEVSYYGDRIYLNGINIEVIAPCTGVVFISIYLALILSLSRDIKEVLAGLPLLVVVYFGNLLRIIITGIFGKIFIKEIYWVHELAGYLITPIFLVIAAMMYLKILSKIRNK from the coding sequence ATTAATAAAAATTATTTAGGTGTCGGTATTAATAAGAAAATCTTTATTCTGATGTTTATTGTCTACATTATAATTATATACTCTATATTAAAACCTTTAGAAAATTACTTAGTATTTACTGTAGCCTATCATAGTTGTCTACTTCTAGGGATTTTCACAGAAGTCTCCTACTATGGAGATCGTATATATCTAAATGGTATCAACATAGAGGTAATAGCTCCTTGTACAGGTGTGGTATTTATCTCTATATATTTAGCACTAATTCTCTCTCTATCTAGGGATATTAAGGAGGTATTGGCTGGATTGCCCTTACTTGTAGTGGTTTACTTTGGAAACCTTTTAAGGATAATTATAACTGGGATCTTTGGAAAGATCTTTATTAAAGAGATTTACTGGGTGCATGAATTAGCAGGATATTTAATAACACCTATCTTTTTAGTGATCGCTGCAATGATGTATCTTAAGATCCTATCTAAGATTAGAAATAAATAG
- the pyrB gene encoding aspartate carbamoyltransferase yields MGLKHLISIRDIGKEEILNILEESKKMENILNSKKVLKIMEGRILATLFYEPSTRTRLSFETAMKRLGGSVIGFTDIKNTSVMKGENFIDTIRVVSDYVDIITIRHPCEGAARLASEYSTVPVINAGDGSNQHPTQTLLDLYTIKREIGRIDGITVAFVGDLKYGRTVHSLCYALSLFEDVEIKFISPEELRIPKEIVSDLLERGVKFCEMETIDLEDVDVVYVTRIQKERFPDLNEYQRVKGKYKLTLEHVKDRDLIVMHPLPRVDEIDPRIDNLPQAKYFQQSFYGVPVRMAILKMLLE; encoded by the coding sequence GTGGGTTTAAAACATCTAATATCTATTAGAGATATTGGAAAAGAAGAAATTCTGAATATATTAGAGGAATCTAAAAAGATGGAGAATATTTTAAACTCTAAAAAAGTTTTAAAAATTATGGAGGGCAGAATACTTGCTACACTATTTTACGAACCCTCTACAAGGACCAGGCTATCTTTTGAAACTGCTATGAAAAGACTAGGAGGCTCAGTTATTGGATTTACAGATATAAAGAATACCTCTGTTATGAAGGGAGAAAATTTTATAGATACTATAAGAGTAGTAAGTGATTACGTAGATATAATAACAATAAGACATCCCTGTGAAGGTGCTGCAAGGTTAGCCAGTGAATATTCAACTGTTCCAGTGATCAATGCAGGAGACGGCTCAAATCAGCATCCCACCCAGACACTACTTGATCTATACACTATAAAGAGGGAGATCGGGAGGATAGATGGGATTACAGTGGCCTTCGTAGGAGACTTGAAATATGGAAGAACTGTCCACTCTCTATGTTATGCCCTATCTCTCTTTGAAGATGTTGAGATAAAGTTCATATCTCCTGAAGAACTTAGAATACCTAAGGAGATAGTAAGTGATCTCCTCGAGAGGGGTGTAAAATTCTGTGAAATGGAAACTATAGATCTGGAAGATGTAGATGTGGTATATGTGACGAGAATACAGAAGGAGAGGTTTCCAGATCTAAACGAGTATCAGAGGGTAAAGGGGAAGTATAAACTTACCTTGGAGCATGTTAAAGACAGGGATCTCATAGTCATGCATCCACTACCGAGGGTGGATGAGATAGATCCGAGAATAGACAACCTTCCACAGGCCAAGTACTTCCAACAGTCTTTCTACGGAGTACCAGTGAGGATGGCTATATTAAAGATGTTGTTGGAGTAG
- a CDS encoding sugar phosphate isomerase/epimerase family protein, which yields MKIGVSCSVFLDSKITLTDALNFLEKRVKYVELLCDGNMNIMKKENIEVVDSYNLKYTLHCPLTDLNLSSFREKIRLVSLDFVKDILQIANKVDSSILVLHPGYCVFKDDYSMALESLIKTLKELNRIQEEYSTKITIENMPSYSMFMFREPDKEIFEHLGDIKITFDIGHAFLNKNIEDFLDRDVVKKIAHTHIHDNNGDLDEHLCIGKGKIPFEDYRNRLKKIKGIKMIEMQNKSIRDIDRCIEYLKNLLE from the coding sequence ATGAAGATCGGAGTATCCTGTAGTGTATTTTTAGACTCTAAAATAACTCTTACAGATGCTTTAAACTTCTTAGAGAAAAGGGTAAAGTACGTTGAGTTGCTATGTGATGGTAATATGAATATTATGAAGAAAGAGAATATCGAGGTGGTAGACTCCTACAACTTAAAATACACACTACACTGTCCATTAACAGATCTAAATCTTTCATCTTTTAGGGAGAAGATCAGACTAGTAAGTTTAGATTTCGTCAAAGATATTTTACAGATTGCCAATAAGGTAGACAGTTCTATTCTTGTACTTCATCCAGGTTACTGTGTATTTAAAGATGATTACAGTATGGCCTTGGAATCCCTTATAAAAACCTTGAAGGAGTTGAATAGGATTCAGGAGGAGTACAGTACTAAAATCACCATTGAAAATATGCCCTCCTACAGTATGTTCATGTTCAGGGAGCCTGATAAGGAGATCTTTGAACATCTAGGTGATATAAAGATAACCTTCGATATAGGCCATGCCTTCTTAAATAAAAATATAGAGGATTTCTTAGATAGGGATGTAGTGAAGAAAATAGCGCATACTCATATACATGACAACAACGGAGATCTCGATGAACACCTGTGTATAGGGAAGGGAAAAATACCCTTTGAAGATTACAGGAATCGATTGAAGAAAATAAAAGGTATAAAGATGATAGAGATGCAAAATAAAAGTATAAGAGATATAGACAGATGTATTGAATACCTAAAGAATCTGTTAGAATAG